In a genomic window of Molothrus ater isolate BHLD 08-10-18 breed brown headed cowbird chromosome 17, BPBGC_Mater_1.1, whole genome shotgun sequence:
- the SLC32A1 gene encoding vesicular inhibitory amino acid transporter — MATLLRSKLSNVATSVSHKSQAKMSGMFARMGFQAATDEEAVGFAHCDDLDMEHRQGLQMDILKSEGSEEGGEPPLEGDIHYQRDGTGPLPPSASKEACSELSGQGKPKITAWEAGWNVTNAIQGMFVLGLPYAILHGGYLGLFLIIFAAVVCCYTGKILIACLYEENEDGEIVRVRDSYVDIANACCAPRFPTLGGRIVNVAQIIELVMTCILYVVVSGNLMYNSFPNLPVSQKSWSIIATAVLLPCAFLKNLKAVSKFSLLCTLAHFVINILVIAYCLSRARDWAWDKVKFYIDVKKFPISIGIIVFSYTSQIFLPSLEGNMQNPKEFHCMMNWTHIAACILKGLFALVAYLTWADETKEVITDNLPSTIRAVVNIFLVAKALLSYPLPFFAAVEVLERSLFQDGNRAFFPNCYGGDGRLKSWGLTLRCALVVFTLLMAIYVPHFALLMGLTGSLTGAGLCFLLPSLFHLKLLWRKLLWHHVFFDVAIFVIGGICSISGFIHSLEGLIEAFRTNAED; from the exons ATGGCCACCCTCCTCCGCAGCAAGCTCTCCAACGTGGCCACCTCGGTGTCGCACAAATCCCAGGCGAAGATGAGCGGCATGTTCGCCAGGATGGGCTTCCAGGCGGCCACCGACGAGGAGGCGGTGGGCTTCGCCCACTGCGACGACCTGGACATGGAGCATCGGCAAGGGCTGCAGATGGACATCCTCAAGTCCGAGGGCAGCGAGGAGGGCGGGGAGCCGCCCCTGGAGGGGGACATCCACTACCAGCGGGATGGCACAGGGCCCCTGCCGCCCTCCGCCTCCAAGGAGGCCTGCTCCGAGCTCTCCGGACAGGGCAAGCCCAAGATCACGGCATGGGAGGCGGGATGGAACGTCACCAACGCCATCCAG GGGATGTTTGTTCTGGGCCTGCCCTATGCCATCCTTCACGGTGGATACCTAGGActctttttaataattttcgCTGCAGTGGTTTGCTGCTACACTGGGAAAATCCTTATTGCCTGTCTTTATGAAGAGAATGAGGATGGGGAGATAGTCAGGGTGAGAGACTCCTACGTGGACATCGCGAACGCGTGCTGCGCGCCCCGCTTCCCCACCCTCGGGGGCAGAATTGTGAACGTGGCTCAGATCATTGAACTGGTCATGACCTGCATCCTCTATGTGGTGGTCAGTGGGAACCTAATGTACAACAGCTTCCCCAACCTGCCCGTCTCCCAGAAGTCGTGGTCCATCATTGCCACGGCAGTGCTCCTGCCTTGCGCGTTCTTGAAGAACCTCAAGGCAGTCTCCAAGTTCAGCTTGCTCTGCACGTTAGCCCACTTTGTCATCAACATCCTGGTGATCGCCTACTGCCTCTCCAGGGCGCGTGACTGGGCCTGGGACAAAGTCAAGTTTTACATTGATGTCAAGAAGTTTCCCATCTCCATTGGCATCATTGTCTTCAGCTACACCTCCCAGATCTTTCTGCCTTCCTTGGAGGGGAACATGCAGAACCCCAAGGAGTTCCATTGCATGATGAACTGGACTCACATCGCAGCTTGCATCCTTAAGGGACTCTTTGCCTTGGTCGCCTACCTGACCTGGGCTGATGAGACCAAGGAGGTCATTACAGACAACTTGCCATCCACCATTAGAGCAGTAGTCAACATTTTCTTGGTGGCCAAAGCCTTGCTCTCATACCCCTTGCCATTCTTTGCAGCTGTAGAAGTCCTGGAGCGGTCCCTTTTCCAAGATGGAAACAGGGCTTTCTTCCCCAACTGCTATGGGGGTGACGGGCGGCTCAAATCCTGGGGACTCACCCTCAGATGTGCCCTGGTAGTTTTCACCCTGCTCATGGCTATTTATGTCCCCCATTTCGCCCTCTTGATGGGTCTTACTGGGAGCCTCACAGGCGCAGGGCTCTGTTTCCTGCTCCCCAGTCTCTTCCACCTCAAACTCTTGTGGAGGAAGCTCTTGTGGCATCATGTCTTCTTCGATGTTGCCATTTTCGTTATAGGTGGTATCTGCAGCATCTCTGGGTTCATCCACTCTTTAGAAGGCCTCATAGAGGCTTTCAGAACCAATGCTGAAGACTAA